One genomic region from Knoellia sp. p5-6-4 encodes:
- a CDS encoding inositol monophosphatase family protein, producing MGAVPAGPDVEVPDGLPLEELERLAVEVAQEAARLIVEDRPDGLGVARTKSSATDVVTVMDQRAQDLLRQRLRAARPGDGFLGEEEGGDRGTSGVTWVVDPIDGTVNYLYGIPAYAVSVAAVVGDPATPGRWRPVAGAVVDPERGRTFHSRLGGGAWRRSAGKDPERLRVGDQADLSQALVGSGFGYEASVRVWQAKVLLEVIPQVRDIRRIGSAALDLCHVADGELDAYYERGLNAWDMAAAWLVVTEAGGAFGGLYGEPADSRMVIAGPPGLFARLEEVVAAAVRLVGPDGPSPSNV from the coding sequence GTGGGCGCCGTGCCGGCCGGCCCAGATGTCGAGGTCCCGGACGGGCTGCCGCTCGAGGAGCTCGAGCGGCTCGCCGTCGAGGTCGCGCAGGAGGCGGCCCGGCTGATCGTGGAGGACCGGCCCGACGGCCTCGGCGTCGCCCGGACCAAGTCGAGCGCCACCGACGTGGTGACCGTCATGGACCAGCGCGCGCAGGACCTGCTCCGACAACGGCTGCGGGCCGCCCGCCCCGGTGACGGCTTCCTGGGCGAGGAGGAGGGGGGCGACAGGGGCACCTCGGGCGTCACCTGGGTCGTCGACCCCATAGACGGCACGGTCAACTACCTCTACGGCATCCCCGCGTATGCCGTGTCGGTCGCCGCCGTGGTGGGCGACCCGGCGACCCCGGGTCGGTGGCGCCCCGTCGCCGGCGCGGTGGTCGACCCCGAGCGGGGACGGACCTTCCACTCCCGCCTCGGCGGCGGCGCCTGGCGCAGGTCGGCGGGAAAGGATCCCGAGCGGCTGCGGGTCGGTGACCAGGCAGACCTGTCACAGGCCCTGGTGGGCAGTGGGTTCGGCTACGAGGCGAGCGTGCGCGTCTGGCAGGCCAAGGTGCTGCTGGAGGTGATCCCGCAGGTCCGCGACATCCGGCGCATCGGCAGCGCGGCCCTCGACCTGTGCCACGTGGCCGACGGCGAGCTCGACGCCTACTACGAGCGCGGCCTCAACGCCTGGGACATGGCAGCCGCCTGGCTGGTGGTCACCGAGGCAGGAGGGGCCTTCGGGGGCCTGTACGGGGAGCCTGCCGACTCGCGCATGGTCATCGCGGGCCCGCCGGGCCTGTTCGCCAGGCTCGAGGAGGTCGTGGCGGCGGCCGTGCGGCTCGTGGGCCCTGATGGGCCATCTCCGTCAAACGTGTGA
- a CDS encoding ferrochelatase, giving the protein MTEPAAAPDNPLQPYDGILLLSFGGPEKPEDVLPFLRTVTAGKGIPDERLQEVGEHYYRFGGRSPINDQNRALLAALRAELDRREVDTPLIWGNRNFTPFTIEALREAHGRGLRRLVTVVTSAYSSYSSCRQYREDLAGAVAQAQEEGIEIEVDKIRPYYNHPGFSRVNSRLVTEAVRSLVREGVAPAAIRLLFVTHSVPTAMDETSGPGDSEGHLYSRQHIALGAAITAEVGATLDLDLEGELVFCSRSGPPTQPWLEPDVNDRLEELASEGAAAVVLAPIGFVSDHMEVIYDLDTEAAETAERLGLRMVRVPTVGTDAEFVSGLVDLLLERAGEARGEEPARPVWPGSDVRPSVCRPGCCPNLRVAKPALCGQD; this is encoded by the coding sequence GTGACCGAGCCCGCTGCCGCCCCGGACAACCCGCTCCAGCCCTACGACGGCATCCTGCTCCTCTCCTTCGGCGGGCCCGAGAAGCCCGAGGACGTCCTGCCGTTCCTGCGCACCGTGACCGCCGGCAAGGGCATCCCCGACGAGCGGCTGCAGGAGGTGGGGGAGCACTACTACCGGTTCGGCGGCAGGAGCCCGATCAACGACCAGAACCGCGCCCTGCTGGCCGCGCTGCGAGCCGAGCTCGACCGGCGCGAGGTCGACACGCCCCTCATCTGGGGCAACCGCAACTTCACGCCCTTCACCATCGAGGCGCTGCGCGAGGCGCACGGGCGAGGCCTGCGCCGCCTCGTCACGGTGGTCACGAGCGCCTACTCCTCCTACTCCTCGTGCCGGCAGTACCGCGAGGACCTCGCGGGGGCGGTCGCCCAGGCACAGGAGGAGGGCATCGAGATCGAGGTCGACAAGATCCGGCCCTACTACAACCACCCCGGGTTCTCGCGGGTCAACTCCCGGCTGGTCACCGAGGCGGTCCGCAGCCTGGTGCGCGAGGGCGTCGCGCCGGCCGCCATCCGGCTGCTCTTCGTCACGCACTCCGTCCCCACCGCGATGGACGAGACCTCCGGCCCGGGCGACTCCGAGGGCCACCTCTACAGCCGCCAGCACATCGCCCTGGGGGCAGCCATCACCGCGGAGGTGGGGGCCACCCTCGACCTGGACCTCGAGGGCGAGCTGGTGTTCTGCTCGCGCTCCGGCCCGCCGACCCAGCCGTGGCTCGAGCCCGACGTCAACGACCGCCTCGAGGAGCTGGCGTCCGAGGGCGCGGCCGCCGTGGTGCTGGCGCCCATCGGTTTCGTCTCCGACCACATGGAGGTCATCTACGACCTCGACACCGAGGCGGCCGAGACGGCCGAGCGGCTGGGCTTGAGGATGGTGCGGGTCCCCACGGTGGGCACCGACGCGGAGTTCGTCTCCGGCCTGGTGGACCTGCTCCTGGAGCGGGCGGGGGAGGCGCGGGGCGAGGAGCCTGCCAGGCCGGTGTGGCCCGGCTCGGACGTGCGGCCCTCGGTCTGTCGTCCCGGCTGCTGCCCGAACCTGCGGGTGGCCAAGCCCGCCCTGTGCGGGCAGGACTGA
- a CDS encoding trimeric intracellular cation channel family protein — protein MLTLDANLQLALDLVGIFAFALTGGLVAVRKRLDLFGVLVLASAAALGGGVLRDLLIGDIPPVGISDWRLLGAAVVAGIITFLFHPGVARISKVVLVLDAAGLATFAVGGSLKALGAGVDPLAAVVVGGITAVGGGMLRDLLAGQVPEVLRREMYALPALLGSALIVAAHHYDLISTAAIWGCVGLVFVIRMAAVILDIHAPKPLRTGDLT, from the coding sequence ATGCTCACCCTCGATGCGAACCTCCAGCTGGCCCTCGACCTGGTGGGCATCTTCGCCTTTGCCCTGACCGGTGGCCTGGTCGCCGTGAGGAAGCGGCTAGACCTCTTCGGCGTGCTCGTCCTCGCGTCCGCGGCGGCCCTGGGCGGGGGCGTGCTGCGCGACCTGCTCATCGGCGACATCCCGCCGGTCGGCATCAGCGACTGGCGGCTGCTGGGCGCGGCCGTCGTCGCCGGGATCATCACGTTCCTGTTCCACCCGGGCGTGGCACGGATCTCCAAGGTGGTCCTCGTCCTCGACGCCGCCGGGCTGGCCACCTTCGCGGTCGGCGGCTCGCTCAAGGCTCTGGGCGCGGGCGTCGACCCGCTGGCCGCCGTCGTGGTCGGCGGCATCACGGCGGTGGGGGGCGGCATGCTGCGCGACCTCCTGGCCGGCCAGGTGCCCGAGGTGCTCCGGCGCGAGATGTACGCCCTGCCGGCTCTGCTCGGCTCGGCGCTGATCGTGGCGGCTCACCACTACGACCTCATCAGCACAGCGGCAATCTGGGGCTGCGTCGGCCTCGTATTCGTCATCAGGATGGCCGCTGTCATCCTCGACATCCACGCCCCCAAACCCCTACGCACCGGAGACCTGACGTGA
- the sepH gene encoding septation protein SepH, with protein sequence MAKSGEAMQDLRLIGVHEDGQHLLLADPEGNRYRVPLDEPLRAAIRKDRPRLGQLQIEIEGGMRPREVQALIRAGATAEEVAERAGWPVEKVRRYEGPILAEREHVAGLARSVRLRGRGGSQGSAPTLAARVSQRLSGRGVDPATAEWDSARNEEGEWTVTLAFAAGGRQRQAHWHFDVSARTVVAADDEARWLSEDDQPSTGSPIPAPHLVATPVRATTVYDVEAEGGVAASARPKAASPASERPSREEPLDLMTAMRERASARGRRSGGRRKSAPAQTPVDEAPRSDALPLEDIAYDPETMPPPPAARGAHPADGPEAAVGDDVLPAAEPHEPDVAHGAEVSEPEAEAEPEAEPEAEPEAEAEAVPHAAAGVEPEAEPEAEPTSARPTRKKGRPSVPSWDDVVFGARPRD encoded by the coding sequence ATGGCGAAGTCGGGAGAGGCAATGCAGGACCTGCGTCTGATCGGTGTCCACGAGGACGGGCAGCACCTGCTGCTTGCCGACCCCGAGGGCAACCGCTACCGCGTGCCGCTCGACGAACCGCTCAGGGCGGCCATCCGCAAGGACCGGCCGCGCCTGGGGCAGCTGCAGATCGAGATCGAAGGTGGAATGCGACCCCGTGAGGTGCAGGCGCTGATCCGCGCCGGAGCGACGGCCGAGGAGGTCGCCGAGCGCGCCGGCTGGCCCGTCGAGAAGGTCCGCCGCTACGAGGGCCCGATCCTCGCCGAGCGCGAGCACGTCGCGGGCCTGGCCCGCTCGGTGCGCCTGCGCGGGCGTGGGGGCAGCCAGGGCTCGGCGCCCACGCTGGCCGCCCGCGTCAGCCAGCGCCTGTCCGGCCGCGGGGTGGACCCCGCCACGGCCGAGTGGGACTCGGCCCGCAACGAGGAGGGCGAGTGGACCGTCACCCTCGCCTTCGCCGCCGGCGGCCGCCAACGGCAGGCCCACTGGCACTTCGACGTCTCGGCGCGCACGGTCGTCGCCGCCGATGACGAGGCCCGCTGGCTGAGCGAGGACGACCAGCCCTCCACCGGCAGCCCCATCCCGGCCCCCCACCTCGTCGCCACCCCCGTGCGTGCGACCACGGTCTACGACGTGGAGGCCGAGGGAGGGGTCGCCGCGAGCGCCCGCCCCAAGGCGGCGTCGCCCGCCTCCGAGCGTCCCTCCCGCGAGGAGCCCCTCGACCTGATGACGGCCATGCGCGAGCGCGCCTCGGCCCGCGGGCGCCGCTCCGGCGGCCGTCGCAAGAGCGCCCCCGCGCAGACGCCGGTCGACGAGGCTCCCCGCAGCGACGCCCTCCCCCTCGAGGACATCGCCTACGACCCCGAGACCATGCCGCCTCCCCCGGCGGCCCGCGGCGCCCACCCCGCCGACGGACCCGAGGCCGCCGTCGGCGACGACGTGCTGCCCGCGGCCGAGCCGCACGAGCCTGACGTCGCGCACGGGGCCGAGGTCAGCGAACCCGAAGCAGAGGCTGAGCCCGAAGCTGAGCCTGAGGCGGAGCCGGAAGCCGAGGCCGAGGCGGTGCCGCACGCCGCGGCTGGCGTGGAGCCGGAGGCCGAGCCCGAGGCGGAGCCGACGTCGGCTCGCCCGACCCGCAAGAAGGGCCGGCCCAGCGTCCCGAGCTGGGACGACGTGGTCTTCGGTGCCCGACCGCGCGACTGA
- a CDS encoding thymidine kinase has translation MAELVFFSGTMDCGKSTLALQMDHNHQARGRAGLIFTKMDRMGESVLSSRLGLSTTAREVTDELDFWDEVVEFATTGHTVDYLICDEAQFYTPQQVEQLARIVDEMAVDVFAFGITADFRTQLFPGSRRMIELADRVQVLQVEALCWCGRRATHNARVVDGVMVVEGEQVVVGDTKPGQAGLVEYEVLCRRHFMRRMNSAAARAAATSPDTLPFDLDLCPVPPC, from the coding sequence GTGGCTGAGCTCGTCTTCTTCTCCGGGACCATGGACTGCGGCAAGTCGACCCTTGCCCTCCAGATGGACCACAACCACCAGGCGCGGGGCCGTGCCGGGCTGATCTTCACGAAGATGGACCGCATGGGCGAGTCGGTGCTCTCCTCGCGCCTCGGCCTGTCGACCACGGCCCGTGAGGTCACCGACGAGCTCGACTTCTGGGACGAGGTCGTCGAGTTCGCCACCACGGGCCACACCGTCGACTACCTCATCTGCGACGAGGCGCAGTTCTACACGCCGCAGCAGGTCGAGCAGCTCGCCCGCATCGTCGACGAGATGGCCGTCGACGTCTTCGCCTTCGGCATCACCGCCGACTTCCGCACCCAGCTCTTCCCCGGCTCGCGCCGCATGATCGAGCTCGCCGACCGGGTGCAGGTGCTCCAGGTGGAGGCCCTGTGCTGGTGCGGCCGTCGGGCCACCCACAACGCCCGCGTCGTCGACGGCGTCATGGTCGTCGAGGGCGAGCAGGTCGTCGTGGGAGACACCAAGCCGGGTCAGGCCGGGCTGGTCGAGTACGAGGTGCTCTGCCGACGTCACTTCATGCGCCGGATGAACTCCGCCGCTGCCCGCGCCGCGGCGACCTCGCCCGACACGCTGCCGTTCGACCTCGACCTCTGCCCCGTCCCACCCTGCTGA
- a CDS encoding nucleotide pyrophosphatase/phosphodiesterase family protein, whose product MPHLGLLEPRYDGAGLAGVLPGVATSLGVPGLDQVGSVPMRPARRAVVVLVDGLGYELVRRRGGHAPFLRSLLPAAYRITAGFPSTTATSMGTFGTGQPPGAHGLLGYEVLVPGEDRLLNELSWEDGPDPTTWQSQPTVFERATADGVAVTSIGPGFFDGSGLTRAALRGGRFRAAGALSARVDAALAALRAERRSLVYLYWGELDKVGHVHGCQSYEWGDELEAIDAELSRLVRSVPSDTAVYITADHGMVDAPHALRIDLAHDPELAAGVRHVGGEARALQLYCEDGAAADVLATWKERVGERAWIRTKQEAVQEGWFGPVSEQNLPRVGDIIVAMRQNFAIVDSRRARPQLLALLGLHGSLTQEESAVPLFHVPARDSA is encoded by the coding sequence GTGCCGCACCTGGGGCTGCTCGAGCCGCGGTACGACGGCGCCGGTCTTGCCGGGGTGCTGCCCGGGGTCGCCACCAGCCTCGGGGTGCCCGGCCTCGACCAGGTCGGGTCGGTGCCGATGCGACCGGCCCGCCGCGCGGTGGTCGTGCTCGTCGACGGCCTGGGCTACGAGCTGGTCCGTCGGCGCGGCGGGCACGCGCCGTTCCTGCGCTCGCTGCTGCCGGCGGCATACCGGATCACCGCAGGGTTCCCCTCCACGACGGCCACCTCGATGGGCACCTTCGGCACCGGCCAGCCGCCCGGGGCGCACGGGCTGCTCGGCTACGAGGTGCTCGTGCCCGGGGAGGACCGCCTGCTCAACGAGCTGTCGTGGGAGGACGGCCCCGACCCCACGACCTGGCAGAGCCAGCCGACGGTGTTCGAGCGGGCCACCGCGGACGGCGTGGCCGTCACCTCGATCGGCCCCGGCTTCTTCGACGGCTCGGGCCTGACCCGGGCCGCCCTGCGCGGCGGCCGGTTCCGCGCCGCCGGGGCACTGTCGGCCCGGGTCGACGCGGCACTCGCAGCGCTGCGCGCCGAGCGTCGCTCCCTCGTCTACCTCTACTGGGGCGAGCTCGACAAGGTGGGGCACGTGCACGGCTGCCAGTCCTACGAGTGGGGCGACGAGCTCGAGGCCATCGACGCCGAGCTCAGCCGGCTGGTGCGCTCGGTCCCCTCCGACACCGCCGTCTACATCACCGCAGACCACGGCATGGTCGATGCCCCGCACGCGCTGCGGATCGACCTGGCCCACGACCCGGAGCTCGCCGCCGGCGTGCGCCACGTCGGCGGCGAGGCGCGGGCGCTGCAGCTCTACTGCGAGGACGGCGCCGCGGCGGACGTGCTGGCGACCTGGAAGGAGCGGGTGGGCGAGCGCGCCTGGATCCGCACCAAGCAGGAGGCCGTGCAGGAGGGCTGGTTCGGCCCCGTGAGCGAGCAGAACCTGCCGCGCGTCGGCGACATCATCGTGGCGATGCGGCAGAACTTCGCCATCGTCGACTCCCGCCGTGCCCGGCCGCAGCTGCTCGCCCTGCTCGGCCTGCACGGCTCGCTGACACAGGAGGAGTCGGCCGTGCCCCTCTTCCACGTCCCGGCTCGCGACAGCGCCTAG